The sequence GCTGCCGCTCGCAGGTATCTGCCTTGCACTGCGCAGATCACTGGTCCATCAGCCCGCCGCCGACCAGGTCCGCCCCACGTCCTCACCGGTGGCCGACGTGTTGAAGAACTGGAAGCGGCCCCTGCTGCAGTCCTCCGGCATCAGCCTGGCGGTCAACGGCTCAGCCTACTTCGGTCTCACGTACCTGAGCATCCACTTGATCACTGAACTCGGCTATCCCAAGACCGGTGTCTACTGGACCACCACGGTGGTAGTGGCGATCTCGGCGTGCTTGATGCTGCTGACGGGGCGACTCGGCGACCGCATCGGTCTCACGGGACTCGCGGGTATCGGACTGACCGGGTTTTTTGCGGTCACCGCAGGGGCGATGGCAGTGATGGGCTCGGGCAGCCTTCTCGTCGCCGGCATTGCGTTCATGGTGATCATGGTCAACTCGTCGTTCCTGCAGGTTGCCGGCTATTCGATGATCCCGGAACTGTTCGACCAGAAGGTCCGATACACCGGCACGGCGCTGGGCTGGAACATCGGTGTGGTGATCGCCGGAGGCACCGCGCCGGTGGTGTGCGTGTGGTTGGTCGAGCGGACCGGCAACGCCCTCTCGCCTGCGCTTTTCGTGATGGGAGTGTGCGTCGCAGGCGCACTCGCGGTGTTCTCGGTACGTCGAGCGAACGCTTACAAGGGCGTGATCCGGTCGGGATGTTGTCACTCGATGTGATGCAGGCTACAATTCAAACGACCGGTTGGTGGTTTAGGTTCGATCCGCGACCGCCGACCCTCAGAGAAAGGCGGAGGACATGGACTCGGAACGATCGGTCGAATCGGCAATAGCGGCACTCTCGAGTGGCGGAATGGTCGTGGTCGCCGACGACCATGACCGTGAGAACGAAGGCGATCTCGTCATGGGTGCCGCCTCGATGACCGACCACGCGATGGCATTCTTCCTCCGCCACGGCAGCGGCATCGTCTGCACACCGATGACCGCGCAGCGCGCGCGCCAGCTCGAACTCCCGCTGATGGTTGCGGCGAACAAGGACCGAATGGGCACTGCATTCACGGTTACCGTCGACGCCGTCGACGCCGGAACAGGCATTTCCGCAGCCGACCGGGCCACTACGGTCCGTACCGTCGCCGATCCGAATACCGCGCCGTCCGACCTCTCCCGCCCAGGCCACATGTTCCCACTCATCGCGCAGGACGGTGGCGTCCTGGCGCGCCGCGGGCACACCGAAGCAAGTGTCGACCTGATGTCGCTTGCCGGCGAGTTGGAGCCGACCGCAGTGATCACCGAACTGGTCGACGACGACGGCGTCCCGATGTCCGGAGCGACGCTGACCGACTTTGCGGCACAATGGAATCTACCGTTCATCACCGTGGCAGACCTCGTCGCTTACCGGCTCCGCCACGCCGCACCGATCGCAACATCGCCGGCCGCGGCAGTCCTGCCCGTGTCCAGCGCACGCATCGACACCGACCACGGACCCTTCACGGCGCACGTATTCCGCGACCGGGTGGCGGGCGTCGAGCATGTCGCGCTCGCCCTCGGCCTCGAGACGCCCCCCGCCGGCGCCGTAACGGTCCGCGTGCACAGTGAATGCCTCACCGGCGATGCATTCGGCTCACGGCGGTGCGATTGCGGCCCACAACTACAGGACGGTCTTCGGGCGATCGCCGCCTCCGGCGCAGGCGTGCTCGTCTACCTGCGCGGTCACGAAGGGCGCGGTATCGGTATCGCCAACAAGCTCGCTGCATACGCACTGCAGGAACAGGGCGCTGACACCGTCGACGCCAACATCGAGCTCGGACTT comes from Rhodococcus oxybenzonivorans and encodes:
- a CDS encoding MFS transporter, which codes for MDQTTVPTASTGAVNGRRAAFAGGVGTMIEGYDFSMYGYMAVIVAPLFFPSDNAVSSLLLTLSVFAAAYAARPLGGIVFGYVGDRVSRRAALMTTLLCMGLSSAAIGMLPTALAIGPVASVALVCLRLLQGFSVGGEVAGAATLVSEAAPAGRRGRYGAMNPFGATLGFALASAVAGLVSLLTTDEQMTSWGWRIPFLVALPLAGICLALRRSLVHQPAADQVRPTSSPVADVLKNWKRPLLQSSGISLAVNGSAYFGLTYLSIHLITELGYPKTGVYWTTTVVVAISACLMLLTGRLGDRIGLTGLAGIGLTGFFAVTAGAMAVMGSGSLLVAGIAFMVIMVNSSFLQVAGYSMIPELFDQKVRYTGTALGWNIGVVIAGGTAPVVCVWLVERTGNALSPALFVMGVCVAGALAVFSVRRANAYKGVIRSGCCHSM
- the ribB gene encoding 3,4-dihydroxy-2-butanone-4-phosphate synthase, whose product is MDSERSVESAIAALSSGGMVVVADDHDRENEGDLVMGAASMTDHAMAFFLRHGSGIVCTPMTAQRARQLELPLMVAANKDRMGTAFTVTVDAVDAGTGISAADRATTVRTVADPNTAPSDLSRPGHMFPLIAQDGGVLARRGHTEASVDLMSLAGELEPTAVITELVDDDGVPMSGATLTDFAAQWNLPFITVADLVAYRLRHAAPIATSPAAAVLPVSSARIDTDHGPFTAHVFRDRVAGVEHVALALGLETPPAGAVTVRVHSECLTGDAFGSRRCDCGPQLQDGLRAIAASGAGVLVYLRGHEGRGIGIANKLAAYALQEQGADTVDANIELGLPVDAREYDFAAAILGYFRIESADLITNNPEKVAALQRFGIEVRRPIDSPVHWGTHNVHYLQTKRERMGHILPETPHQFLQCKSV